The genome window CGGCAACTCGGCCGTGACGGGTACCGGTCAGCCCTTGTACGTGGTTGATGGGGTGCCGCTCGATGGCCGCTCGGCCCGGCCAGGACTAACTACTGCTATTGGCGACAGCCCCAATAGCAATCCGCTTAACTTTCTGAATCCGGCCGATATTGAGTCAATTGATATTCTCAAAGACGCCTCGGCTACGGCTATTTACGGCTCTCGAGCGGCGTACGGAGTAGTCCTTATTACTACCAAAAAAGGCAAGTCGGGTGAGCCTCGGCTGGATGTGGGCGTCTCGGGCGGCTTCTCCCAGATTATGCGCCGGGTGGAGGTGCTTGACGCCAGCCAGTATCGGCAGGCCCTACGCTACTACGACGCGCCTGCAACCAATGATAAAGGGCAAAACAATGACCCCTTGGGTGAAATTCTGCGCACGGCTCCGCTCCAAAACTATAACGTAGCCCTGAGCGGTGGCAACGACAACGGCCGCTACCGCCTCTCACTCGGCTACCTTGATCAGCAAGGCATCGTTAAGAAAACTGGTTTTGAGAAGTACAGCGCACAGCTGGCAACCAATCTGAAATTCCTGCAGAGCAAGCGACTAGGCGTAGATGTCAACCTTACGGCCAGCCAGTTCCGGGAGCAACTGGCCCCTATTACCAACAACGGCGACTTCCGCGGCAGCCTCATTGGCCAGGCCTTGCAGTACAACCCCACCGACTCGCTTTATAATGCCGATGGCAGCCCATTTGTGCGGCGGGGTACAACCATCAACCCGGTGGCGCAGCTGGAATACTACAATGATAAGTCGCGGGTAACGACGGTGCTAGCATCCCTCTCTCCTTATTACAAATTTACGGATTGGCTGGAGTATCGTGCCTTGGTTTCAGCCAATTACAGCACCGGTATTCGCCGCACATCCATTGATCAGCGCTTGAATATTGAGGACTACTTTGGGCGGGGATTTGCCCTTGTGGCCAACAATGAGCTGCTAACCCAGCAGATGACGCACACGCTCAACTTTAACAGGCAGCTAACCACTGATTTTAACTTGAACGCGCTGCTGGGCTATGAGTACCAGCGGTTTTCCAACTCGGGCTCGGGCGTGAATGCGTTGGGGCCGGCTGGTGGCTTCGGAACCTACGGGTTGGATTACACCAACTACATTCAGTTTTCCAACCCTTCCGCCCGCAACATTACCTCGTTCGTGGACCCCGAAACCGAGCTGCAGTCGTACTTCGGCCGGGCCATTCTGAACTACAAAAACCGCTACCTGCTCACGGCCACGCTACGGGCCGACGGTAGCACTAAGTTTGGTGCCAACAACCGCTACGGCTATTTCCCTTCGGCCTCGGTAGCCTGGGATGTCAGCCAGGAAAGCTTTTTTGCGGTAGAAGCTGTCAATCAGCTGAAAGCACGCGTAGGCTACGGCCGCACCGGCAACCAGGAGTTTCCGGCTGGCTCGGCCCAGTCGCAATTCGTGTTCTTGCCCAACAGCGGCGGGCTAGGGCAAATTACGAACGCCAATCCGGACTTGAAGTGGCAATCGGATGAGCAGTTCAACGCGGGCCTAGATGTGGCCGTCTTCAATAACCGCCTGACCCTGACGGCCGATTATTTCTATAAGCGCACCACTGATTTGCTGTACCCCAACATTCCGGGCTAT of Hymenobacter sublimis contains these proteins:
- a CDS encoding SusC/RagA family TonB-linked outer membrane protein, producing the protein MSNNWYKRYTSYEQPGTMAGSGPLGRLSVLASSVVLSLLPLLVQAQATRSVSGRVVDGTGSGLPGVTVIVPGSTVGTSTSSDGSFQLEVPTTATALSFSFVGYTSQRVDITGKSSVQVTLRDDAQALGDVVVVGYGTVKKTDLTGAVSSLSPKDFNKGTFTSPDQLIQGRASGVQVTQNSGQPGGAATIRIRGNSAVTGTGQPLYVVDGVPLDGRSARPGLTTAIGDSPNSNPLNFLNPADIESIDILKDASATAIYGSRAAYGVVLITTKKGKSGEPRLDVGVSGGFSQIMRRVEVLDASQYRQALRYYDAPATNDKGQNNDPLGEILRTAPLQNYNVALSGGNDNGRYRLSLGYLDQQGIVKKTGFEKYSAQLATNLKFLQSKRLGVDVNLTASQFREQLAPITNNGDFRGSLIGQALQYNPTDSLYNADGSPFVRRGTTINPVAQLEYYNDKSRVTTVLASLSPYYKFTDWLEYRALVSANYSTGIRRTSIDQRLNIEDYFGRGFALVANNELLTQQMTHTLNFNRQLTTDFNLNALLGYEYQRFSNSGSGVNALGPAGGFGTYGLDYTNYIQFSNPSARNITSFVDPETELQSYFGRAILNYKNRYLLTATLRADGSTKFGANNRYGYFPSASVAWDVSQESFFAVEAVNQLKARVGYGRTGNQEFPAGSAQSQFVFLPNSGGLGQITNANPDLKWQSDEQFNAGLDVAVFNNRLTLTADYFYKRTTDLLYPNIPGYPAAPGGNSVIWFNLDGTIVNRGVELLAGITAVDNQRFGLNFNANATFVKNEVSDLPATLIIQTGTLSGQGLSGVTAETIQNGRPINGFSLPTYNGINADTGLYNEFGAAGYAGNPNPTTLVGLSTTARFAKFSLTANLNGVFGNKIYNNTFNSVLNVSQIRAGRNIALAEYESGTKESLANAVTPSTRYLESGNFVRLSNVTLSYALGDLGSSFKGISVYAIGQNLFVITKYRGFDPEVNTNKSFGVVPSAGIDYTGYPTARTFTFGVNFSL